A portion of the Hoplias malabaricus isolate fHopMal1 chromosome 1, fHopMal1.hap1, whole genome shotgun sequence genome contains these proteins:
- the LOC136701963 gene encoding trypsin-2-like isoform X1 — MRSLVFLVLLGAAFAQEDDKIVGGYECTPYSQPWQVSLNAGYHFCGGSLVSQDWVVSAAHCYKSSIQVRLGEHNIQVNENTEQFITSAKVIRNPNFSSWTLDSDIMLIKLSQPARLNQYVQTVALPENCAAAGTWCRVSGWGNTMSSGEYRSNKLQCLDLPIIATKDCQNSYPGMITNTMFCAGFLEGGKDSCQGDSGGPVVCNGELQGVVSWGYGCAEKGNPGVYAKVCMLTKWLKDTMAKN, encoded by the exons ATGAGGTCACTTGTCTTTCTTGTGCTCCTCGGAGCCGCTT TTGCTCAGGAGGACGACAAGATCGTCGGAGGGTATGAGTGCACACCCTACTCCCAGCCCTGGCAAGTGTCTCTGAACGCTGGCTATCACTTCTGTGGCGGATCTCTGGTCAGCCAGGACTGGGTCGTGTCTGCTGCTCACTGCTACAAGTC TTCTATTCAAGTTCGTTTGGGTGAGCACAACATCCAGGTTAATGAGAACACTGAGCAGTTCATCACCTCTGCTAAAGTCATCAGAAACCCTAACTTTAGCTCCTGGACCCTGGACAGTGACATCATGCTCATCAAACTGAGCCAGCCTGCCCGCCTCAACCAGTACGTGCAGACTGTGGCTCTGCCTGAGAACTGTGCTGCTGCTGGTACCTGGTGCAGAGTTTCTGGATGGGGAAACACCATGAGCTCCGGTGAGTACAGA TCCAACAAACTGCAGTGTCTGGACCTCCCTATCATCGCAACTAAGGATTGTCAAAACTCCTACCCCGGCATGATCACCAACACCATGTTCTGTGCTGGCTTCCTGGAGGGTGGCAAAGACTCTTGCCAG GGCGACTCTGGTGGTCCCGTGGTGTGCAACGGTGAGCTGCAGGGCGTTGTGTCCTGGGGATATGGCTGTGCGGAGAAGGGCAACCCCGGTGTTTACGCCAAG GTTTGCATGCTCACCAAGTGGCTCAAAGATACCATGGCTAAAAACTAA
- the LOC136701963 gene encoding trypsin-2-like isoform X2, whose amino-acid sequence MRSLVFLVLLGAAFAQEDDKIVGGYECTPYSQPWQVSLNAGYHFCGGSLVSQDWVVSAAHCYKSSIQVRLGEHNIQVNENTEQFITSAKVIRNPNFSSWTLDSDIMLIKLSQPARLNQYVQTVALPENCAAAGTWCRVSGWGNTMSSADSNKLQCLDLPIIATKDCQNSYPGMITNTMFCAGFLEGGKDSCQGDSGGPVVCNGELQGVVSWGYGCAEKGNPGVYAKVCMLTKWLKDTMAKN is encoded by the exons ATGAGGTCACTTGTCTTTCTTGTGCTCCTCGGAGCCGCTT TTGCTCAGGAGGACGACAAGATCGTCGGAGGGTATGAGTGCACACCCTACTCCCAGCCCTGGCAAGTGTCTCTGAACGCTGGCTATCACTTCTGTGGCGGATCTCTGGTCAGCCAGGACTGGGTCGTGTCTGCTGCTCACTGCTACAAGTC TTCTATTCAAGTTCGTTTGGGTGAGCACAACATCCAGGTTAATGAGAACACTGAGCAGTTCATCACCTCTGCTAAAGTCATCAGAAACCCTAACTTTAGCTCCTGGACCCTGGACAGTGACATCATGCTCATCAAACTGAGCCAGCCTGCCCGCCTCAACCAGTACGTGCAGACTGTGGCTCTGCCTGAGAACTGTGCTGCTGCTGGTACCTGGTGCAGAGTTTCTGGATGGGGAAACACCATGAGCTCCG CTGACTCCAACAAACTGCAGTGTCTGGACCTCCCTATCATCGCAACTAAGGATTGTCAAAACTCCTACCCCGGCATGATCACCAACACCATGTTCTGTGCTGGCTTCCTGGAGGGTGGCAAAGACTCTTGCCAG GGCGACTCTGGTGGTCCCGTGGTGTGCAACGGTGAGCTGCAGGGCGTTGTGTCCTGGGGATATGGCTGTGCGGAGAAGGGCAACCCCGGTGTTTACGCCAAG GTTTGCATGCTCACCAAGTGGCTCAAAGATACCATGGCTAAAAACTAA
- the mrpl17 gene encoding 39S ribosomal protein L17, mitochondrial: MRLTLRALISHGRVARRMGLGPESRINMLRNILTGLVRHERIETTRARADEVRFYAEKLIDYAKKGDTNEKSMKMADFWLTEKDLIPKLFKVLAPRFENESSGYTRMARLPNRENLDRAAMAVIEYKGNPFPPLFPVKKENELNLVNQLLKGYREERTKQASGNKDS; encoded by the exons ATGCGCCTCACTCTTCGCGCGCTGATCTCTCATGGACGGGTCGCCCGCCGCATGGGCCTCGGCCCCGAGTCCCGCATTAACATGCTGCGGAACATCCTGACAGGACTGGTTCGGCACGAGAGGATAGAGACCACCAGAGCACGAGCCGACGAGGTGCGATTTTACGCCGAAAAG TTGATTGACTATGCCAAAAAAGGAGACACTAATGAAAAGTCAATGAAAATGGCAGATTTTTGGCTCACG GAGAAGGATTTGATTCCAAAGCTTTTTAAAGTTCTCGCTCCAAGGTTTGAAAACGAGTCAAGTGGGTATACACGGATGGCCCGTCTTCCAAACAGAGAAAATCTGGATCGTGCTGCTATGGCAGTTATTGAGTATAAGGGCAACCCATTCCCACCTCTTTTTcctgttaaaaaagaaaatgaactgAACTTGGTTAACCAACTATTAAAAGGCTACAGAGAAGAGCGCACCAAGCAGGCTTCTGGAAACAAGGACTCATAA
- the tmem145 gene encoding transmembrane protein 145 isoform X1 yields the protein MDRVLGFALVSSILCAGSVFGKYVRGIVNTKEDWVFLTRFCFLTDFGRLDFKFRYPKSRCCQNILLYFDESSQWPAVYKRPEKDCYQKEAVLRPENNQVINLTTRYTWSGCVVEGEGDEEVLSCIGGRSFRSVRERWWYIALSKCGGGGLQLEYEMKLTNGQSFWTQHFSADEFGILETDITFLVIFATVFTISCYFAYNLKGRQLLHTTYKMFMTATGVEVLSLLFFCTYWGLYARDGVGNGSLKILGKLLFSVSFLVFLLMLILLGKGFTVTRARISHSGSVKLSIYMTVYTITYIILFIYEAEFFDPGEVLYAYDSPAGYGLMGLQLLAYVWFCYAVLVSLKHYPEKQPFYIPFFAAYTLWFFAVPVMALIANFGISRWAREKIVNGIQLGIHLYAHVVFLAITRPSAANKNFPYHVRTSQIGILLSSPKGMGTESFPHHAYGNSSFLGDSQPNFTELFSIHSVPVKTIDEAVGWKGQEVARNSDQKIITTTADLSSTFNPPPPPVPPRCSTLTPPPPRLASHFTEYFSMQGGTLMGSKA from the exons GACTGGGTTTTTCTGACGAGGTTTTGCTTCCTTACTGATTTTGGAAGACTGGACTTTAAGTTCCGATATCCCAAG TCACGCTGCTGTCAGAACATATTGCTCTACTTTGATGAAAGCTCGCAGTGGCCAGCTGTATACAAGAGGCCAGAGAAG GACTGCTATCAGAAGGAGGCAGTCCTGAGGCCCGAAAACAATCAGGTGATCAACCTCACCACCCGCTACACCTGGTCCGGATGTGTT GTTGAAGGAGAAGGTGATGAAGAAGTCCTGAGCTGTATTGGAGGACGTAGTTTTCGTTCGGTCAGAGAAAGATGGTGGTACATTGCTCTCAGTAAATGTGGG GGAGGAGGGCTGCAGCTGGAGTATGAGATGAAACTGACTAATGGCCAGTCTTTTTGGACACAACATTTCTCTGCAGATGAGTTTG GAATTTTAGAGACTGACATCACTTTCTTGGTGATATTTGCCACAGTGTTTACTATCTCCTGCTATTTTGCAT ACAATCTGAAGGGAAGACAGCTGCTCCATACAACCTACAAGATGTTTATGACTGCAACAGGAGTTGAGG TTCTCAGTCTGCTCTTCTTTTGTACCTACTGGGGCCTGTATGCCAGAGATGGAGTGGGGAATGGCAGTCTAAAGATACTTG GGAAACTGCTCTTCTCGGTTAGCTTCCTGGTCTTTCTTCTGATGTTGATTCTCTTGGGCAAAGGCTTCACGGTCACCAG GGCAAGAATAAGTCACAGTGGTTCTGTCAAGCTATCCATCTACATGACGGTCTACACTATTACCTACATCATCCTCTTCATTTATGAAGCTGAG ttcttTGACCCAGGTGAGGTGTTGTATGCCTATGACAGTCCTGCTGGATATGGGCTAATGGGTCTGCAGCTGCTAGCCTATGTGTGGTTCTGCTACGCTGTCCTGGTGTCTCTTAAACATTATCCTGAGAAACAGCCGTTCTACATCCCCTTCTTTGCTGCATACACGCTTTG GTTTTTTGCCGTGCCTGTCATGGCCCTGATTGCCAACTTTGGAATATCTCGCTGGGCAAGGGAAAAGATTGTCAATGGCATTCAGCTCGGCATCCACCTCTACGCCCATGTGGTTTTTCTA GCCATCACGCGTCCATCGGCGGCCAATAAGAATTTCCCATACCACGTGCGGACGTCTCAGATTGGTATCCTGCTGTCTAGCCCTAAAGGAATGGGGACAGAGAGCTTCCCTCATCATGCTTATGGAAACAGCTCTTTCCTGGGAGACTCACAGCCAAACTTCACAGAACTGTTCTCCATTCACTCA GTCCCTGTGAAGACCATAGATGAAGCAGTGGGATGGAAGGGACAAGAAGTCGCGCGGAACAGTGACCAGAAGATCATCACCACGACAGCTGACCTGTCATCCACCTTTAACCCGCCTCCTCCACCTGTCCCGCCGCGCTGCTCCACCCTCACCCCGCCCCCTCCCAGACTAGCCTCTCACTTTACAGAGTATTTCAGCATGCAAGGGGGAACGCTGATGGGCTCGAAAGCGTAG
- the tmem145 gene encoding transmembrane protein 145 isoform X2, whose amino-acid sequence MDRVLGFALVSSILCAGSVFGKYVRGIVNTKEDWVFLTRFCFLTDFGRLDFKFRYPKSRCCQNILLYFDESSQWPAVYKRPEKDCYQKEAVLRPENNQVINLTTRYTWSGCVVEGEGDEEVLSCIGGRSFRSVRERWWYIALSKCGGGGLQLEYEMKLTNGQSFWTQHFSADEFGILETDITFLVIFATVFTISCYFAYNLKGRQLLHTTYKMFMTATGVEVLSLLFFCTYWGLYARDGVGNGSLKILGKLLFSVSFLVFLLMLILLGKGFTVTRARISHSGSVKLSIYMTVYTITYIILFIYEAEAITRPSAANKNFPYHVRTSQIGILLSSPKGMGTESFPHHAYGNSSFLGDSQPNFTELFSIHSVPVKTIDEAVGWKGQEVARNSDQKIITTTADLSSTFNPPPPPVPPRCSTLTPPPPRLASHFTEYFSMQGGTLMGSKA is encoded by the exons GACTGGGTTTTTCTGACGAGGTTTTGCTTCCTTACTGATTTTGGAAGACTGGACTTTAAGTTCCGATATCCCAAG TCACGCTGCTGTCAGAACATATTGCTCTACTTTGATGAAAGCTCGCAGTGGCCAGCTGTATACAAGAGGCCAGAGAAG GACTGCTATCAGAAGGAGGCAGTCCTGAGGCCCGAAAACAATCAGGTGATCAACCTCACCACCCGCTACACCTGGTCCGGATGTGTT GTTGAAGGAGAAGGTGATGAAGAAGTCCTGAGCTGTATTGGAGGACGTAGTTTTCGTTCGGTCAGAGAAAGATGGTGGTACATTGCTCTCAGTAAATGTGGG GGAGGAGGGCTGCAGCTGGAGTATGAGATGAAACTGACTAATGGCCAGTCTTTTTGGACACAACATTTCTCTGCAGATGAGTTTG GAATTTTAGAGACTGACATCACTTTCTTGGTGATATTTGCCACAGTGTTTACTATCTCCTGCTATTTTGCAT ACAATCTGAAGGGAAGACAGCTGCTCCATACAACCTACAAGATGTTTATGACTGCAACAGGAGTTGAGG TTCTCAGTCTGCTCTTCTTTTGTACCTACTGGGGCCTGTATGCCAGAGATGGAGTGGGGAATGGCAGTCTAAAGATACTTG GGAAACTGCTCTTCTCGGTTAGCTTCCTGGTCTTTCTTCTGATGTTGATTCTCTTGGGCAAAGGCTTCACGGTCACCAG GGCAAGAATAAGTCACAGTGGTTCTGTCAAGCTATCCATCTACATGACGGTCTACACTATTACCTACATCATCCTCTTCATTTATGAAGCTGAG GCCATCACGCGTCCATCGGCGGCCAATAAGAATTTCCCATACCACGTGCGGACGTCTCAGATTGGTATCCTGCTGTCTAGCCCTAAAGGAATGGGGACAGAGAGCTTCCCTCATCATGCTTATGGAAACAGCTCTTTCCTGGGAGACTCACAGCCAAACTTCACAGAACTGTTCTCCATTCACTCA GTCCCTGTGAAGACCATAGATGAAGCAGTGGGATGGAAGGGACAAGAAGTCGCGCGGAACAGTGACCAGAAGATCATCACCACGACAGCTGACCTGTCATCCACCTTTAACCCGCCTCCTCCACCTGTCCCGCCGCGCTGCTCCACCCTCACCCCGCCCCCTCCCAGACTAGCCTCTCACTTTACAGAGTATTTCAGCATGCAAGGGGGAACGCTGATGGGCTCGAAAGCGTAG